One genomic window of Myxocyprinus asiaticus isolate MX2 ecotype Aquarium Trade chromosome 5, UBuf_Myxa_2, whole genome shotgun sequence includes the following:
- the sdhc gene encoding succinate dehydrogenase cytochrome b560 subunit, mitochondrial, with amino-acid sequence MALLLRMVARQGLYTSRSQFGALLYRHAVPMGTTAKEEMNKFWTKNTRLNRPVSPHITIYGWSMPMMMSISHRGTGVALSGGISAFALAALVLPENFPYYLDLIHSMSFGPQFLAFSKFALAFPVAFHTFNGIRHLMWDVGKGFKIPEVYRSGYVVIALTVLTSVALAAM; translated from the exons ATGGCGTTGCTTCTAAG GATGGTGGCCCGGCAGGGTCTATACACATCACGGTCACAGTTTGGCGCCTTGCTCTACAGACA TGCCGTTCCTATGGGAACCACAGCTAAAGAGGAAATGAACAAGTTTTGGACAAAAAACACACGACTCAACCGACCTGTCTCGCCACATATAACCATCTACGG GTGGTCTATGCCCATGATGATGTCAATCTCACACAGAGGAACAGGAGTGGCGCTTAGCGGAG GTATCTCTGCGTTTGCACTTGCCGCTTTGGTGTTACCGGAGAATTTTCCATATTACCTTGATCTGATTCACTCCATGTCCTTCGGGCCCCAATTCCTTGCTTTCAGCAAATTTGCTCTGGCTTTCCCAGTGGCTTTCCACACCTTCAATGGCATCCGTCatctg aTGTGGGATGTTGGGAAGGGTTTTAAGATACCCGAAGTCTATCGTTCTGGCTATGTTGTCATTGCTCTGACTGTTCTCACATCAGTCGCACTTGCTGCCATGTAA